In Silene latifolia isolate original U9 population chromosome X, ASM4854445v1, whole genome shotgun sequence, the following proteins share a genomic window:
- the LOC141619463 gene encoding uncharacterized protein LOC141619463 → MDQECIHNLLLVVEKLVTLLNLFQMHNIGFWNVRGLNSVNKQKIVKWFIHNKEAGLFGLLETKINGNNVSNISNNMLDGCSVTTNCRLHKGGRVWLLWQPSLFDVMVLQYDAQFIHAKVIARSTQQQFFITMIYAFNEGCERVDQWNKLKSIAHQCTGPWAMAGDFNTVTSPDERLGGNTRKYSRLDRFMVNQAWIDMFPDMMAHFYPEGLLDHNPCIVSDIKLGGRKNASFKYFNMWSSAPSFSCIVNNDWRKSYNGTKMFCIVKKLKSLKGALKSLNRESYSDIENKASMVVQQLDSIQQQLMNDPASLELLSQEMELLARAIKKRCIRNKVIQIEYQNGVLCKDSQSIQQAFLAYYQSLLGSRKTTTAVRNDVLGEGNHCTEEHAVILSKQVTNEEIKQVVFSISNDKAPGPDGYTSKFFKDSWDIVGPDICVAVTEFFMTGQLLTQINATNITLIPKCERPTSVKYFRPIACCNMLYKIISKLLCNRLSFVLPGLIHDNQGAIIKGRSIIENAYDTVEWDFVEQMFHGLNFPTHFTQLVMVCVKATAFTLSLNGSNFGYFKGQRGLRQGDPISPLIFTMCMEYLTRLIKFATEKWPFQYHLLCKSLKLTHLMFADDLLLFCKGNAHSVMLLMRAFSSFSEATGLNTNNTKSEIFFNGMDESSLVAWDKVTLPKPEGGMGIKKAELWNVPTIAMMITIVAVTVCLKLMNTSLSTILTAAGSERNNARINNFITRPEIVAKQVEEEARRRIKFKAGPNMDQVGLAMLRNIGL, encoded by the exons ATGGATCAGGAGTGCATACACAACCTCCTCCTGGTAGTGGAAAAATTGGTAACCCTTCTCAATCTGTTTCAAATGCATAATATTGGATTCTGGAATGTGCGAGGGTTAAATAGTGTAAATAAGCAGAAAATTGTTAAATGGTTTATACATAATAAGGAAGCTGGCTTATTTGGGCTTctagaaacaaaaataaatggTAATAATGTTAGTAATATTTCAAATAATATGTTGGATGGATGTAGTGTGACTACTAATTGTAGGCTACACAAAGGTGGTAGGGTTTGGCTGTTATGGCAACCAAGTTTATTTGATGTGATGGTTCTCCAATATGATGCTCAGTTCATACATGCCAAAGTCATTGCAAGAAGTACACAACAGCAATTCTTCATTACTATGATCTATGCCTTTAATGAAGGGTGTGAGAGAGTTGACCAGTGGAATAAACTTAAGAGTATAGCTCACCAGTGTACAGGTCCTTGGGCAATGGCAGGGGATTTTAACACTGTAACTTCTCCAGATGAAAGGTTGGGAGGTAATACCAG AAAGTACAGTAGACTAGACAGGTTTATGGTTAACCAAGCCTGGATTGATATGTTCCCTGATATGATGGCTCATTTTTATCCTGAGGGACTGCTAGATCACAATCCGTGTATTGTTAGTGATATTAAGCTTGGTGGCAGGAAAAATGCTAGTTTTAAATACTTCAACATGTGGAGCTCAGCACCATCTTTTTCCTGCATAGTCAATAATGATTggcgtaaatcttacaatggcaCTAAGATGTTTTGTATTGTAAAGAAACTGAAGAGCCTTAAAGGGGCTTTGAAATCACTGAATAGAGAGTCCTACTCAGATATTGAAAATAAAGCAAGTATGGTTGTGCAACAACTGGATAGCATTCAGCAACAGCTGATGAATGATCCCGCCAGTCTTGAGTTATTGTCCCAGGAGATGGAGCTTCTTGCTA GAGCCATTAAGAAAAGGTGTATCAGGAACAAGGTCATCCAAATAGAATATCAGAATGGGGTGTTATGTAAAGACAGCCAGAGTATCCAGCAAGCCTTCCTGGCATACTACCAATCTCTTCTTGGTAGTAGGAAGACCACCACAGCTGTCAGAAATGATGTTTTGGGTGAAGGGAATCACTGCACTGAGGAGCATGCTGTTATACTGTCTAAGCAGGTGACTAATGAGGAAATAAAACAAGTTGTGTTCTCAATTTCTAATGATAAGGCACCAGGGCCTGATGGGTACACAAGTAAGTTTTTCAAAGACTCATGGGATATAGTTGGCCCAGATATTTGTGTTGCAGTAACTGAATTCTTTATGACAGGCCAATTACTTACTCAAATCAATGCTACCAACATTACTTTGATCCCTAAATGTGAGAGACCTACTTCTGTGAAGTATTTTAGACCAATTGCCTGCTGTAATATGCTGTATAAGATCATTTCCAAATTGCTTTGTAATAGGTTATCCTTTGTTTTGCCTGGCCTTATCCATGATAATCAAGGAGCCATTATAAAGGGCAGGTCCATAATTGAGAAT GCTTATGACACTGTTGAATGGGATTTTGTTGAACAAATGTTCCATGGGCTCAATTTCCCTACTCATTTTACTCAACTGGTTATGGTGTGTGTCAAGGCTACTGCTTTTACTTTATCACTGAATGGAAGCAATTTTGGATATTTCAAGGGGCAACGAGGTCTTAGACAAGGAGACCCTATATCTCCTTTGATCTTTACCATGTGCATGGAGTATTTGACAAGATTGATCAAGTTTGCCACTGAGAAATGGCCTTTCCAATACCATCTTTTGTGCAAGTCCCTCAAATTGACACatttgatgtttgcagatgacctgcTCTTATTCTGCAAAGGAAATGCTCACTCTGTCATGCTTCTCATGAGAGCtttttcctctttttctgaaGCAACTGGTCTCAATACGAACAACACCAAATCAGAAATTTTCTTTAATGGAATGGATGAG AGTTCCCTTGTTGCTTGGGACAAGGTTACTCTGCCAAAACCTGAAGGTGGTATGGGAATAAAGAAAGCTGAGCTATGGAATGTTCCCACTATTG CAATGATGATCACTATTGTTGCTGTGACAGTATGCCTGAAACTAATGAACACCTCTTTATCTACTATCCTTACAGCAGCAGGATCAGAG AGAAATAATGCAAGGATCAATAACTTCATCACCAGACCAGAAATTGTTGCTAAACAGGTTGAAGAGGAAGCCAGGAGACGTATCAAGTTCAAAGCTGGTCCAAACATGGATCAAGTTGGCCTAGCTATGCTTAGGAATATTGGCTTGTAG